Within Chromatiales bacterium, the genomic segment CTTTCACGAACGGCAGGTTATAGCGACCGGTGGAACGCCAGACCATGAGCGTGCCGGTCGACACGCCCAGGATCTCGGCCACCTCGTCAGGAGGAAGGAGGGTTAAGGGGTCCTTTTCGGAAAAGGACTTGGTGGTATCGTCGGAAGGCATTTCCTAACCTCACGTTTGTTCAATCAACGTGGGTTAGGCTGTCACAAGGAATCAACGTAGTGCTGATATTGCCATTTTTACGTAACCATGCGTAAAAGTGGCAATTTGCTAGAGGTTCTTCCCGCGGCGACTCGTACCCCTATTTACTTGGGATATGTAGCCATCGCGCACGTCCTCGGCGAGGATAATGCTTGTGAGTGCTGCGGCGATTTTGTTGTGTCCTGGCGGTGAGCGAGTATCGTCTGGATCGCGGTCATGGCATGGCCGGGGTCTAAACTGTGCCGGCACGTCGGGAGCATAGCCATCGCGCTCCAGCTGCGCCAGGTGATCACCGATGAATCTCACCTGCTCGCTCATGCGCCTCGCTACGAATGGCTTTAACCGAGAAGACCCGTTGTCGGGCGGCATCACTTCTCCTAGATACCGGTCAAACGCGGGCAATACCTCCTCTTCACGCTCAGTGATCCAGTCGGCAGCGGCGCGGAGGTATAGCTCAAGCGGGGTGAGATAACCATTATTCGGAGGCCAGGCTCCTCTCTGAACCATTTTTGAGACTGTATTTTCATCCAGGTTATCGCCGATTCGTGCCCAGACCTCGGCGTCCTCGATAACGTAGGACGATGAAAGCCCGGATGCATCCAATAGGTCCGCAAGGGCACGCATTGCTTTCTGTATTCTACGCTCAGCCTTGATCGAGTCGGGGGAGTCCATAACTCTCGTGTGATACTCAACAAATACATCCGCACAACGATCAAAAACCCATGGAAGCCCTGCGGCTTGCAGGCGCTGCATCGCTTCTGCTCCGAGCCTTCCGAGCTCACCACCTGGATCAATCTCTCCAGCCTCAAGAGCGCGGATCGCGGCGCGGTAATCCTCGTCCTTCATTGGGCTTCCTCCTTGGGTTGATCGTGGTCACTTTCGGAAGTGTGCCGTTCGTGACCAGTGGCATCAGCCTGCCGCAGCAGCTCGTCGGTGATGCGCTGCATGGCGATGCGCAGCCGCTCGACGGAGTGCCCCATATAGCCGGCGGTCACGTCGTCGCCCTGCTTGTGATTCACCAGCCGCTTGATCGCATAGGCTGAAATATCCAGCGATTCAGCCGTGGTGATGAACGTGCGACGCAGATCGTGGGGAATGAACGGCACCCCGGATTCATCCGCGACGATGGCCGCCCATCGCCGCAGGGCCTTGAAGTGACCGCTCGGGCCGGGGAACACGAACAGGCTCCCCTCGTCCTCGTTCAGCCGGGCACGAGTCTGCAGCAGCTTCACCAGGTAATCGGAGAGAGGCAGCACCAGGGGCTCGCGGTTCTTGGTGTCCACGATCTCGAAGGTGCCGCCGGCCAGGTCAACCCGGGACCATTCGAGGCGGGCGCCCTCGTTCAACCGGAGGCCGGTGAGCAACAGGAACTTGAGCAGATCCCGGGCGACCGGGGCCCCGGCAGTCACGCGCTCGCCCTTGAGGTGGTCGACAGCCTCCCACCAGGCAGCCAGCTGGTGCGGCTTGATCCACGTCTTGCGGCGAGCCGGCTTGTGCCAGGACCGGGCAGACGACAGGCGGCCCACTGGATTCACCGGGGCGACGGGATTCCCGTCCTCGTCCGTGAACCGGTCGGCCGCATCGTTGAACACCGCCCGCAGGACCCGGGCCGCGGCGTCAGCCCCGGCCGGGGACACCTTGCCGCGCTCCCGGTGCCGCTGCTCCACCATGTCTTTCGTGATGGCCTGCAACGGCAGGGGCTCCCAATCCTTGTACGTGGCGCCGAACGCCTCGCGGTAGTTCTTGACGGTCTTGGGCTTGAGGGTGTGGGTATTGAGGTAGGTCTCGAAGGCTTCCCGGAGCGTCACCAAGCGGGCCCGCTCGGCCTCACGCTGCAACTGCTCCCGCTTCCGGCGCTCCACCGGGTCACCGCCGGACTCGATCTCGGCCAGGTACTCGATAGCACGCCGGCGGGCCTGCTCGACGGTCATCGCCGGCCAGGTGCCGAGCTTGATTCGCTTGGGTACGCCACGAACGCGGCGATAGAGGGAGAAGGTGCGGGTGCCCTTGTCGGTGACGCGGAGAATGAGGCCGGGCGTGCGGGCGTCCTTGATCTCCACTCGCTGCCCCTTCTCGGGTGGCTCAATGGACTCAATCACCGCCTTGTTCAGATTCAATCGCACCGCCTACCTCGCGTCTGGGGCTACGCTGGGGCTACACTCTGGCGTAGCTGAAAGCTAAACTAGCGTAGCCCCGATTAAGGTTAGGCTATCTGTAACCCTTTGATGCGTCAAGAATCATTATGGACTTGCGCGCCTCATTAAGTTCTACTAATATCCGTCTTGACCTGACTCAAAATCAGGTTCCTTCGGGAGTGCGAGTTCGAGTCTCGCCCTCGGCACCATCTCTAGAATGCCCCGTCAGCCCCCTTAGGGTGTCCGCCCGCGATGACCCACGAAGACTGCGGCTATTCGCGCGGAATCGACCCGCGTGATAGCGTTGCCGCATCCTCAACCAGCCGCCGAAGAACCATGCCCATCGACAACCGACCCGCCTGGGAAAAGATCCTCGACAACCACACCCGTGGTGCTGCCACGCCGGAAGAACGCGAAGAACGGCTCGCCCGTTTCGCCGCCCGCGAAGAGGCCCGCGCCGAACACTTCATGAGCCTGCTGGGCGATGTCGTCGCCGTCATCGACAGCAACCTCGGCAAGGACGCCGAAGTCGACGAATTCCTCGGCAACATCAAGACCTTCGTCCTGCAGGGCGTCAACCAGGCCAACCAGGTCGGCTTCAAGGCCCAGCGCGCACCGAAGTCGGAGTAAGTCGCAATACAAGTAGGTAGGAGGCCAGCCCTCTGGCCGAGGACGGTCCATCCGGCATGGGGGTTATCGCCGAGGGGGCTCGGCTCCTGCCGATACCGGCCGTGCCCGCCTCGCGTCTTCCGACTTGTAACTTGCGACTTCCCTCACCAGATCAGGTCGTCCGGCACCTCGTAGCCGGCGTAGGGGTCGTCCGCGTCGAGTTCCGACTCGGCGGCCGGGCGGGCCATGACGCGGCTGGCGTCGCGGGCGCGGATCTTCTCGGCCACCTCGGCCGACACCAGTTCGTAGGCCTCCCCGTCGCGCACGATGTCCAGCTGGCCGCGGGCGAGCTGGGCGCGCTGGGCAGGGGTGACCGGCAGTGACTTCAGCATCCTGCCGTCGGTGAAGTGATAGGCGTCGCCGGCTCCCTCCCGCGGCAGGCGGTTCTGCGCGATGAGCTGGCGCACCTGGGCGGCCAGGGCCTTCTGCTCGGCCGCCGCCTTGCGCTCCAGGTTGAGCTGGCGGTCGCGTTCGGCCTTCTCGGCGGCCGCCTGGCGGGCAGCCAGCGCGGCCGCGTCGGCCTGCGCCGCGGGCGAGGCCTGCTGGCCCTTCTTGCCGCCCTTGCCCGCCCGCTTCTCGTGCTTGACCTTCTTCGCCTGCTTCTCGCTGGCCACGCCCGCCTTGAGGAGCTGGTCCATCAATGAGTTCGCCATGAACGCCTTCCGTCCGTACCGATCTTTGTGGGTGTCGATGGCACGCAGTCTACCGCAGAACGGGCCCGCCCTGCCCTTTGGCGGCCAAACCCGGTACAATCGCGCCCCTTTTACGCGCTCTCGCGCCTCGTCATCTGGAAGTCCTCTTGATCTCCACCGCAAACATCACCATGCAGTTCGGCGCCAGGCCGCTGTTCGAAAACGTCTCCATCAAGTTCGGCACCGGCAACCGCTACGGCCTGATCGGCGCCAACGGCTGCGGCAAGTCCACCTTCATGAAGATCCTGGGCGGCGACCTCGAGCCCAGCGCCGGCCAGGTCATGCTGGAGCCCAACGCGCGCCTGGGCAAGCTGCGCCAGGACCAGTTCGCCTTCGAGGACATGAAGGTGCTGGACGTGGTGATCATGGGACACACCGAGCTGTGGGCCGCCAAGGCCGAGCGCGACCGCCTGTATTCCCTGCCGGAGATGAGCCAGGAGGACGGCCTGGCCGCCGCCGAGGTGGAGATGCTGTTCGCCGAGATGGACGGCTACACCGCCGAGTCCCGCGCCGGCGATCTGCTGCTCGGTCTGGGCATCCCGCTCGAACAGCACGACGGCCCCATGAGCGCCGTCGCCCCGGGCTGGAAGCTGCGCGTGCTGCTCGCCCAGGCCCTGTTCTCCGATCCCGACGTGCTGCTGCTCGACGAGCCCACCAACCACCTGGACATCAACACCATCCGCTGGCTGGAAGGCGTGCTCACCGCGCGCAACAGCACCATGATCATCATCTCGCACGACCGACACTTCCTGAACAGCGTCTGCACCCACATGGCCGACCTGGACTACGGCGAGATCCGGCTGTATCCGGGCAACTACGACGACTACATGTTCGCCTCCACCCAGGCGCGCGAACGCCTGCAGGCCGACAACGCCAAGAAGAAGGCGCAGATCGCCGAGCTGCAGGCCTTCGTCAGCCGTTTCTCCGCCAACGCCTCCAAGGCGCGACAGGCCACTTCGCGCGCCCGCCAGATCGAGAAGATCGAACTCAACGAGATCAAGCCCTCCAGCCGCGTGAGTCCCTACATCGTCTTCGAGCAGCACAAGAAGCTGCACCGCCAGGCGGTCACCGTGAAGGAACTCACCAAGGCCTATGCCGGCGAGAAGCCGCTGTTCGAGGACTTCGGCATGCAGGTCGAGGCCGGCGAACGCATCGCCATCATCGGCCCCAACGGCATCGGCAAGACCACCCTGCTGCGCTGCCTGGCCGGCGACCTCGCGCCCGACGCCGGCGAGATCAAGTGGACGGATGCCGCCGAACTCGGCTACTTCGCCCAGGACCACGCCCGCGACTTCGCCGAGGACACCAACCTCTACGACTGGATGGCGCAGTGGACCAAGGGCGGCGAACAGGCCATACGCAGCGCGCTCGGCCGCATGCTGTTCTCCAACGACGACATCCAGAAGTCCGTCAAGGTCATCTCCGGCGGCGAACAGGGCCGCATGCTCTTCGGCAAGCTCACTCTGCAGCGCCCGAACGTACTGCTCATGGACGAACCCACCAATCACCTCGACATGGAATCCATCGAGGCGCTGAACCTCGCCCTGGAGAACTACCCCGGCACGCTGATCTTCGTCAGCCACGACCGCGAGTTCGTCTCCTCGCTGGCCACCCGCATCCTCGACATGGAGGCCGATGGCATCACCGACTTCAGCGGCAACTACGAGGATTATCTGCGCTCGAAAGGGCTGCACTGAGGCGGCGCACAGGGTGGGTCACCCCCGCCATCACGCCCCCGCCACCATCTCCAGCGTATTCCCGTCCGGGTCGCGGCAGAACAGCGCGGCGCGGCCGGAGCGGCTGCGGGTGTAGGGCCAGCCGGCAGCCTCCAGGCGGGTGACGATGGCCTCGAGGTCGCGCACCCGCAGCGCCGTGTGGCGGTCGCGGCCGCCGTGCGGGGGGCGCTCGGCCGGGTCGGGGTTGGGGCATTCGAGCAGGTGGATCTGCTGGTCACCGATCACGAGCCAGGCGCCGGGAAAGCCGAGGTCCGGGCGGTCGTCGGCCACGGGCATGCCCAGCAGGTCGTGGTAGAAGGCCAGCGCGCGGGCGGTGTCCGCCACCAGGACGCTGGCGTGATGGATGCCGAGATAGGCCGGTTCGCTCATTTAAACCCTCGCTTTTCATGGTCTTGTCGGCCCGCGCAGGCGCGATGAATCGGTTATACTACCGCGCCTTGTGAGCCATGACAGCGCGCAGGCAGCTGATGAACCCCGATCTCGACAGACTCCAGCCCTACCCCTTCCAGAAACTGGCCGCCCTCAAGCAGGGCACGCAGCCCCCGGCCGCGCTGGAGCACATCGCCCTGTCCATCGGCGAGCCCAAGCACCCGACGCCCAGCCTGATCAGCGAGGCCCTGCTGGAACACCTGCACGGGCTGGCGAGCTATCCCGTGACGAAGGGCAGCGACGCCCTGCGCGAGGCCATCGCCGGCTGGCTCACCCGCCGCTTCGACCTGCCGGCCGCGAGCATCGACCCGGCCCGCCACGTGCTGCCCGTGAATGGCACCCGCGAGGCCCTGTTCGCCTTCGCCCAGGCGGTGGTGGACCGCTCCCGCGACGCCCTGGTGCTCATGCCCAACCCCTTCTACCAGATCTACGAGGGCGCGGCCCTGCTGGCCGGCGCCACGCCCTGGTTCCTCAACTGCAGCGCGGACAACGGCTACCGCCCCGACTTCGACGCCGTGCCGGACGCCATCTGGGACCGCTGCCAGCTGCTGTACCTCTGCTCGCCCGGCAACCCCACCGGCGCGGTGCTCGACGAGGCCACGCTCGCCGGCCTGATCGAACGGGCCGAACGCCACGACTTCCTCATCGCCTCCGACGAGTGCTATTCCGAGCTCTATCCGGACGAGTCCGCCCCGCCGGCGGGCCTGCTGGGCGCCGCCGCCCGCGCGGGCGTTACGGACTACCGCCGCTGCGTGGTCTTCCACAGCCTGTCCAAGCGCTCCAACGCGCCGGGCCTGCGCTCGGGCTTCGTCGCCGGCGATGCCGCCGTGCTCGAACAGTTCCACCAGTACCGCACCTACCACGGCTGTGCCATGCCCCCGCCCACCCAGGCCGCGAGCATCGCCGCCTGGAACGACGAGGCCCACGTGCGCGCCAACCGCGAGCTCTACCGCCAGAAGTTCGCCGCGATGCTCGAGGTCCTCTCGCCGGTACTCGAGGTGAGCGCGCCGGATGCCGGCTTCTACCTCTGGCCGCGCACGCCCATCGCCGACACCGACTTCGCCCGCGGCCTCTATGACCGCCACAACGTCACCGTGCTGCCGGGCTCGTTCCTCTCGCGCGAGGCGCACGGCAGCAACCCGGGCGCGAACCACGTGCGCATGGCCCTGGTGGCGCCGCTGGACGAATGCCACGAGGCGGCCGCGCGCATCCGCGACTACATCGAATCCCTGTAATCCATTTTTGAAATCCACTGCAGCAACGGAGCAAGACTCATGAGCGATATCCAGACCACCATCGAAGAGGCCTTCGAGCGCCGCGCCGAGATCACCCCGCGCAACGTCGAGACCCACGTGAAGGACGCCGTGCTCGAGGCCATCGAACTGCTGGACTCCGGCAAGGCCCGCGTCGCCGAGAAGAAGGGCGGCAACTGGGTGGTGAACGAGTGGCTGAAGAAGGCCGTGCTGCTCTACTTCCGCATCGAGGACAACGAGTTCATCAAGGGCGGCTTCACCAACTACTACGACAAGGTGCCCTCCAAGTACGCCGACATGAGCTCGCGCGAATTCCGTGAAGGCGGCGCCCGCGTCGTGCCGCCCGCCACCGCGCGCAAGGGCTCCTACATCGCCTCCGGCACCGTGCTCATGCCCTCCTACGTCAACATCGGCGCCTACGTCGACTCCGGCACCATGGTCGACACCTGGGCCACCGTCGGCTCCTGCGCCCAGATCGGCAAGAACGTGCACCTCTCCGGCGGTGTCGGCATCGGCGGCGTGCTCGAGCCCCTGCAGGCCGCGCCCACCATCATCGAGGACAACTGCTTCATCGGCGCCCGCTCCGAGATCGTCGAGGGCGTCATCGTCGAGGAAGGCTCGGTCATCTCCATGGGCGTGTACATCGGCCAGTCCACCAAGATCTACGACCGCGAGACCGGCGAGATCCACTACGGTCGCGTCCCGGCCGGCTCGGTGGTCGTCTCCGGCAACCTGCCCTCCAAGGACGGCAAGTACAGCCTCTACTGCGCCGTCATCGTCAAGAAGGTCGACGAAAAGACCCGCGGCAAGGTCGGCATCAACGAACTGCTGCGCGATATCTGAGAGAGGCGTAAGGCGTGAGGGGTGAGGCGAGAGCCCCCTCACGCCCCACACCGTGAAATAGCCGCATCGTAACTTCGTAGGAGCGCCGCAAGGCGCGAACTGGAATGGCACCATCTCCAACCATGGCCATCGCGCCTTGCGACGCTCCTACATCTTTTTGAATTGAAACCCGTGACTGTCTTATTCGGCATTAAAAACTGCGATACTGTGAAGAAGGCCTGCAAGTGGCTGGACGCGCACGGTGTCGACTACCGCTTTCATGACTTTCGCGCCGACGGGCTCGACGAGGCCCTTCTGCTCGGCTGGGTGAGCGAGCTCGGCTGGGAGACACTGGTGAACCGGCGCGGTACCACCTGGCGCCAGCTGCCGGCCGGGGCGCGCGAGTCCATCGACGAGGCCGCCGCCATCGCACTCATGCTCGAACACCCCGCGCTCATCAAGCGCCCGGTGCTGGACCTCGGCGAGCGCCGCGTGGTCGGCTTCTCGGACCAGACCTACGCCGACCTGTTTGCGTGATACGCTAATCCCATTCATCAATCATCAAGCCACCCATGACCGCCACCCTCGACCTCGCCATCGACCTCATCCGCCGCCCCTCCGTCACGCCGAAGGACGAAGGCTGCCAGGACGTGCTGATCCAGCGCCTGGAAGGCCTCGGCTTCAGGGCCGAGAAGCTGCGCTTCGGGGACGTGGACAACCTCTGGCTGCGCCGGGGCGACAGCGGGCCGCTGTTCTGCTTCGCCGGCCACACCGACGTGGTCCCGCCCGGCCCGCTGGAGAAGTGGGACAGCCCGCCCTTCGCCCCCGAGGTCCGCGACGGCATGCTCTACGGGCGCGGCGCGGCCGACATGAAGGGCAGCATCGCCGCCATGACCACCGCGGTGGAACGCTTCGTCGCCGCGCACCCCGGGCACACCGGCTCCATCGCCTTCCTCATCACCAGCGACGAGGAAGGCCCCTCGATCAACGGCACGGTGAAGGTGGTCGAGGTGCTGGAGGCGCGCAACGAGAAGATCGACTGGTGCCTGGTGGGCGAGCCCTCCAGCACCACGAAGGTCGGCGATGTGATCAAGAACGGCCGGCGCGGCTCGCTCTCGGGCACCCTCACCGTCTACGGCCGCCAGGGCCACGTGGCCTACCCGCATCTGGCGGAAAACCCCATTCACCGGCTCGCCCCGGCACTGGCCGAGCTGGCCGCGCAGGAATGGGACCAGGGCAACGAATTCTTCCCGCCCACCACCTTCCAGGTCTCCAACCTCAATGCCGGCACCGGCGCCAACAACGTCATCCCGGGCGAGGCCGTGGCGCTCTTCAATTTCCGCTTCAGCACCGAGACCACCGAGGCCGAACTCAAGCAGCGCGTGCACGACATCCTGGACAGGCACGGCCTGCGCTACGACCTGGAATGGACCCTCTCCGGTCATCCCTTCCTCACCCCCGAAGGCGAACTGGTAGAGGCCGCCGTCGCCGCCATCCGCGAGCAGACCGGCACCGACACCGAGCTCTCCACCGCCGGCGGCACCTCCGACGGCCGCTTCATCGCCCCCACCGGCGCCCAGGTCCTGGAGCTCGGGCCCTTGAACGCCACCATCCACCAGCGCAATGAACACGTGCGGGTGGAAGACCTGGATACCCTGAGCGCGATCTACGAGGGGATACTGGAGCGGTTGCTGCCGGGCTGAGCGGACAGCGTGGCTTGCCCCGGAGGGCACAAAGAAAGACCCTGCGCCTGATCGTCATTCCTGCGTAGGCAGGAATCCCGAAGGGCGGGCTGAGATGCATCGGGAGACTGCATGCCCCCTGCATCCCGTGTCTCAGGAACGGGGATCACGTATTGCCAGACCGGCAATAGGGGCCGGCAATCGGCGCCGGCAGTCGGCGAATGCTCAGTCCTGCCAGTCGCGATACGGGTGCCTGACCAGGCAGACGTTGTAATAACGCGGGTCGTGCGAGACCTCGTCGCCCAGCCAGTCGGGATGTTCGAAGTCCTCGTCGGGCGAGGACAGTTCGATCTCGGCGACCACCAGCCCCTGGTTGTCACCCTCGAAGACGTCGATCTCCCAGGTATGCGCACCAAGCGGAACCTCGTAGCGGGTCTTTTCGATCAGCGGGCCGTCGGCAAGACGGTCGAGGAGTTCGTGGGCCTCGTCGAGCGGGATGGGGTATTCGTATTCGAGGCGCTCCACGCCCAGCGTGGCACTCTTGATGTTGAGATGGGCCTGCACGTCGGAGACCCGCACCCGGATGGAGACACGCCCGTCGCTGGCCAGGTAGCCCTGGCGGTAATGTACCTGATGGCTGACGCCGGACTTCCAGCCATCGTGCCGCACCAGGAACTTGCGTTCGATCTCGCGTGCCATGCCGGGAGCCGGTGAGAACGGCGGGGCTAGAAGCGCAGCAGCGCGGAACCCCAGGTGAAACCGCCGCCGAAGGCCTCCATCAGCAGGGTCTCGCCCTTCTTCACGCGCCCGTCGCGTACGGCGGCATCCAGCGCCAGCGGCACGGAGGCCGCCGAGGTATTGCCGTGATCGCCTACCGTGACGACGACATGGTCCATGGACATCTTCAGCTTGCGTGCCGTGGCGGCGATGATGCGGATGTTCGCCTGGTGCGGGATCAGCCAGTCGATATCGGACTTGTCCATGTCGTTGGCCGCCAGCGTCTCGTCGACGATCCGCCCGAGGGTGTTCACGGCGATCTTGAAGACCTCGTTGCCCTTCATGTGGATGTAGGCCTCGCTCTGTAGCAGCTTGTCGTAGCCGGTGCTGACGCCATAGGGCACGGTCAGCAGGCTCTCGTAGCTGCCATCGGCATGCAGGTGGGTGGAGAGTATGCCCGGCTCCTCGCTGGCCTCGAGCACCACGGCCCCGGCCCCGTCGCCGAACAGCACGCAGGTGGTGCGGTCGTTCCAGTCGAGGATGCGCGAGAGTGTCTCGGCACCGACCACCAGGGCACAGCGCGCGGCGCCGGTGCGGATGAACTTGTCGGCCACGCTCAGGGCGTAGACGAAACCGGTGCAGACGGCCTGCACGTCGAAGGCGGCACAGCCGTGGATGTCCAGGCGCTGCTGCAGCAGGCAGGCCGTGCTGGGAAAGACGCGGTCGGGCGTGGTGGTGGCGACGATGACGAGATCGACGTCCTCGGGGCGACGCCCGGCCATCTCCAGGGCGCGGCGCGCGGCCTGTTCGGCCAGATCGCAGGTGGTCTCGCCGTCCACGGCAATGTGGCGCTTGCGGATACCGGTACGCTCCTGAATCCATTCGTCCGAGGTGTCGACCATCTTTTCCAGATCCTGGTTGGTCAACACCTTTTCCGGCAGAAAGCTGCCCGTTCCCGTTATGCGTGCGTACATCACTCGGTATGTCTTTCCGTCAAAAGGGTTTCGAGTTTCTTGTCGATCTGCTGTGGCACGTTCTTCTCCGCCTCCATGCGGGCGATCTTGATGGCATTCTCGAACGAAAACACGTCGGCGCCACCATGGCTCTTGATCACGATGCCCTGCAGCCCCAGCAGGCTGGCGCCATTATAACGGCGCGGATCGAAGCGCTGGCGGAACGAGTTCAGCACCGGCAGGGCGAACAGTGCGGCGATGCGGGTGAAGAGGTTCTTCTTGAAGCCGGACTTCAGATGCTGCGAGACCATCTTCGCCACGCCTTCGCTGGTCTTCAGCGAGATATTGCCGACGAAACCATCGCAGACTACCACGTCCACATCGCTGAGGTAGATATCATCCCCCTCCACGAAGCCGATGTAGTTGAGTTCGCTCGCCTCCAGCAGGCGTCCTGCCTCCTTCACCACGTCGTTGCCCTTGATGGCCTCCTGGCCCACGTTGAGCAGGCCGATGCGCGGCGCCGGATTGCTGTCTACCGCGCTGGTGAGCACCGAGCCCATGACGGCGAACTGGTAGAGGTGTTCGGCCGTGCAATCGACGTTCGCACCCAGGTCGAGCATGTGGGTGTGTCCGTGCATGGACGGGATGGAGGTGGCGATCGCCGGGCGGTCGATACCCGGCAGGGTCTTGAGCACGTAGCGCGCCGTGGCCATCAGCGCGCCGGTGTTGCCGGCGCTGACGCAGGCATCCGCCTCGCCTGCCTTGACCAGGTTGATGGCCACGCGCATCGAGGAGTCCTTCTTGTTGCGCAGGGCCTGGGCCGGCGGCTCGCCCATCTCCACCACCTGAGATGCATGATGGATGCGCAGGCGATCGGCCGGGGCCGCCTTCTCGGCATCGAGACGGGCACGCAGTGCCGTCTCGTCGCCGACGAGGATCAGCGCGAGATCGTCGTGGTGCCCAAGGGCATTCAGGGCGGCGGGCACGACCACGTCGGGGCCGAAATCACCACCCATTGCATCCAGGGCCACTGTGTATACGGAAGGCATGAACTGATCCGATCACCACAAAAAGAAAATCGCGGGATGAGAATCCCGCGATATTTCAACTTGCCACATGGAGCTGTCGACGAAAGCGCGGGCGCTTATTCTTCGTCGTCGAGCTCCACCGCGTTCTTGATCACCTGGCGGCCGCGATAGAAGCCATCCGGAGTGATGTGATGGCGCAGATGCGTCTCACCCGTGGTCGGGTCGATGGAAAGCGCCGGGGCGCTCAGCGCATCGTGGGAACGGCGCATGCCGCGGCGGGAACGAGTCTTGCGTCGTTGTTGTACAGCCATGACTAAACTCCAGCTTCAGGTCTTTAATTCGGTTTCAGCGTTTTCAACACGGCGAACGGGTTGTCCTTTTCTTCAACCGGCTCGCCGACACTCTCGGGGTCGAATTCCCGAAGGTCTCGACCCACGCAGTCCTGCAACTCCTGGTGCATGGGTGCCAGCGGCATCTCCAGCAGCAGCTCGTCCTCGATCAGGTCGGCGAGCATCAAAGACTCGTCCTCGACCAGCAGCGGATCGTAGTGCGCCTGCACCATCTCCGCCTCGGCATCGGTCTCGACCACCGCGACGGTGAATTCCTCGCTCACCGGATACGGCATGGGCTGCATGCAGCGCTGACACTGGAGCGTGAGGACCGTCTCCAGCTGCCCGTGGATGAGCGCAATCCCCTGCATGTCGCGGCCGAACTCGAGCCGTACCCGCACCTCGCCTGCATCGGATGACAGCGCCGGGACCAGGCGCACGAGCCGGGACAGGGCAAGCCGCCCTTCCAGACGGCGGCCGGTGTCGGCCAGACGGAACGGGTTCACCCGCTCAGGTATCCGTTCAGACATAAGCCGGCAATTTTACTGGGATATTCGGCGCCGTGTCAAAGAAAAAAGCGCCCAGAAAACCGGGGCTTGCG encodes:
- the dapE gene encoding succinyl-diaminopimelate desuccinylase; the encoded protein is MTATLDLAIDLIRRPSVTPKDEGCQDVLIQRLEGLGFRAEKLRFGDVDNLWLRRGDSGPLFCFAGHTDVVPPGPLEKWDSPPFAPEVRDGMLYGRGAADMKGSIAAMTTAVERFVAAHPGHTGSIAFLITSDEEGPSINGTVKVVEVLEARNEKIDWCLVGEPSSTTKVGDVIKNGRRGSLSGTLTVYGRQGHVAYPHLAENPIHRLAPALAELAAQEWDQGNEFFPPTTFQVSNLNAGTGANNVIPGEAVALFNFRFSTETTEAELKQRVHDILDRHGLRYDLEWTLSGHPFLTPEGELVEAAVAAIREQTGTDTELSTAGGTSDGRFIAPTGAQVLELGPLNATIHQRNEHVRVEDLDTLSAIYEGILERLLPG
- a CDS encoding CYTH domain-containing protein; amino-acid sequence: MAREIERKFLVRHDGWKSGVSHQVHYRQGYLASDGRVSIRVRVSDVQAHLNIKSATLGVERLEYEYPIPLDEAHELLDRLADGPLIEKTRYEVPLGAHTWEIDVFEGDNQGLVVAEIELSSPDEDFEHPDWLGDEVSHDPRYYNVCLVRHPYRDWQD
- a CDS encoding ketoacyl-ACP synthase III; translation: MMYARITGTGSFLPEKVLTNQDLEKMVDTSDEWIQERTGIRKRHIAVDGETTCDLAEQAARRALEMAGRRPEDVDLVIVATTTPDRVFPSTACLLQQRLDIHGCAAFDVQAVCTGFVYALSVADKFIRTGAARCALVVGAETLSRILDWNDRTTCVLFGDGAGAVVLEASEEPGILSTHLHADGSYESLLTVPYGVSTGYDKLLQSEAYIHMKGNEVFKIAVNTLGRIVDETLAANDMDKSDIDWLIPHQANIRIIAATARKLKMSMDHVVVTVGDHGNTSAASVPLALDAAVRDGRVKKGETLLMEAFGGGFTWGSALLRF
- the plsX gene encoding phosphate acyltransferase PlsX, giving the protein MPSVYTVALDAMGGDFGPDVVVPAALNALGHHDDLALILVGDETALRARLDAEKAAPADRLRIHHASQVVEMGEPPAQALRNKKDSSMRVAINLVKAGEADACVSAGNTGALMATARYVLKTLPGIDRPAIATSIPSMHGHTHMLDLGANVDCTAEHLYQFAVMGSVLTSAVDSNPAPRIGLLNVGQEAIKGNDVVKEAGRLLEASELNYIGFVEGDDIYLSDVDVVVCDGFVGNISLKTSEGVAKMVSQHLKSGFKKNLFTRIAALFALPVLNSFRQRFDPRRYNGASLLGLQGIVIKSHGGADVFSFENAIKIARMEAEKNVPQQIDKKLETLLTERHTE
- the rpmF gene encoding 50S ribosomal protein L32 encodes the protein MAVQQRRKTRSRRGMRRSHDALSAPALSIDPTTGETHLRHHITPDGFYRGRQVIKNAVELDDEE
- a CDS encoding DUF177 domain-containing protein, whose translation is MNPFRLADTGRRLEGRLALSRLVRLVPALSSDAGEVRVRLEFGRDMQGIALIHGQLETVLTLQCQRCMQPMPYPVSEEFTVAVVETDAEAEMVQAHYDPLLVEDESLMLADLIEDELLLEMPLAPMHQELQDCVGRDLREFDPESVGEPVEEKDNPFAVLKTLKPN